A region of the Arenibacter antarcticus genome:
CTTTCCTAACCGCATTCCCCTACTTCATAGTGGAATGGATAAGGACCATGGCACCTTAGCATAAGAGATATCCTCTTCCTGTCTAATAAAAATACCCCTGACAACAATTACAATTTTTCCCTTTTTAGACCCAAATCACTCCCTAAAAGTTAAAGTCGAACCACCAAATCAGCTTTCATTATGGTCTTCATATGATTATCGTTCTGATAATACCAAAAGAGGAATAGAGGTATGAAAGCCCATTTTTTTCACTACCGCCTCCCGGGTTAGTTTTTCAAAAAAGCTATGGCCATAATGGATCAAGGAAATCATATCAGCATTGTTCTCCATTGCAAAACCAGTTATGGTTTTAGCCACGTTAACCTTCCATTTAACCGTAAAAAAACTATGGGAAAGTGAACCAAAATATTTTTTCAACACTGATTGGTTTGACAGCTGGAAATCGCTTAGTAAAAAGTCCGTTCCAACCTGAAAAATAAAAGTTTCTGCCTCCCACATTTTCGCCAATTCCAACATGGGATTTAGTTCTGAAGCTTCAAAGTACTTGAGAAAATTAGTTGGAAAAACAAGTCGCTTTAGACTTTGGAAATTATACTCAATAGGAACCACTATTAGGGGCCTATTTCTAATTGCATTTAATACCTTTACTGTATTGCTACCCATAAATACTTCCTTTGCCCCAGTTGCTCCCGTGGTACCCATCACTATACAATCAATATGTTTAGCAACCATTGTTTCTTTAATGGCGGTTAAAAGATTAGCTGCAATAGAAACCTTTTCGAAAGTATGATTTTGATTCTTGTGATGCTGTCCTAAATACTCAAGGATTTTATCCAATTCCAATTGCGATTGTTTTCCCATGGAGTCATAAATCACCCCTAATCGTTGTTTTCCCTTGTCCCCCAGAATATTAGCGAAATCTGGCTCATAGGAGTTTAAAATAATAAAATGGCAAGCCAGATCGGCATATAGCTTCAATGCAGTGAACATAGCATTCCAAGCACTATCTGAAAAATCGGTGGGCAAAAGAATTATCTTCATCGCTTTTTTTATTAGTAGTTAAACTCCCAATCTTTAAGTGGGATAAAAATGGATGTAAGCTCCAAAAACCAAATCAACTTACCACTGAATTGTCCACAAGATCATTGCCGTAGGGGATTGGGAGTATAACATTCATTCCTTCACAACAAAGTAGGTAATTACCATGTCAAAAAACATGATTTTGGTCAGTCTTAAAATACTTTTACACAGCTGATGGTTATCATATAAATAGTACAACGGAATACCTAGCTTTGAATCTAATACATCAAAAAAGCCACAAGCAAAAGACTACATGCAGCTTCAAAAATATATAGATCACACCCTTTTAAAGGCTTCAGCTACCGAGAAAGATATCCTTGAGCTATGCGATGAAGCACTAAAGTTTAATTTCTATGCCGTTTGTATAAACGGCGCCCATATACCATTAGTGAAGTCAAGGTTAAAAGGCTCTCCTATTAAAATAGCTGCTGTAGTAGGATTTCCGTTAGGCGCCATGACTACAAAGTCCAAAGTCATGGAGGCAGAGGATTATAGTGACCAAGGCGCCGATGAGATAGATATGGTACTCAATATCGGCTGGCTAAAATCGGGTAAATTGATACAGGTGAAGGAAGATATTGCCCAAGTAAAATCTGGGATAGGGACTAAGGTGTTAAAGGTAATCTTGGAAACCTGCTATTTAACGGATGAGGAGAAGCAAATAGCCTGCAGATTGGCAATGGAGGCTAATGCCGACCTTGTTAAGACCTCTACCGGTTTTGGTCCTGCAGGGGCAACTTTTAAAGACGTTCTATTATTAAAACAAACGGTTGGGGATTCGTTACAGATAAAAGCCTCTGGAGGAATAAAAGATAGGGCCACAGCGCTTAAATATATAGAACTGGGCGCTTCCAGAATTGGGACTTCCTCTGGAACATTGATGTTGGCTGCTAGAACAAAGAAAAAATAATGAGTTTACACATACAAGCGAAAGAAGGAGAGATTGCGGATACCGTACTATTACCAGGAGACCCGCTGCGTGCAAAATGGATTGCCCAAACTTTTTTGGAAAACCCTTACTGCTACAATAACATTAGGGGGATGTTGGGGTACACGGGTACTTATCAAGGGAAACTTGTTTCGGTGCAGGGTAGCGGTATGGGCATCCCATCAGCAATGATCTATTATCACGAACTGGTCAACCACTACGGTGCCAAAAATTTAATTAGGGTAGGAACAGCGGGCGCCCTACAAAAAGATCTAGCATTAGGGGATATTGTATTAGCCATGGCGGCATCTACAAACTCTGGCATCAATAATAAAATATTTAGGAATTCCTATTACGCGCCAACAGCCAATTTCAATTTATTACTTAAAGCTGCGGATTATGCAAAAAAAATGAAAATACCCATAAAGGCTGGAAATGTACTTTCTTCGGATATTTTCTATAACGACGATGAAGATGAGTACAAACTGTGGGCGAAATTTGGAGTACTTTGTGTGGAAATGGAGGCTGCAGGCCTGTATACCTTAGCCGCAAAGCATCAAGTTAATGCGTTGGCCATACTTACCATATCCGATTCATTGGTGACAGGTGCAAAATCTACTACTATAGAACGGGAATCTACTTTTGGCAATATGATAGAAATAGCCCTTAACATTACCTAAAGCCCCTATTTATTTAATATTCTTGATCACGTTCTTCAATTTTTCCGAAACCTCATCAGCGATCTCCATCAGATCTAAATTAATGACCGCCTGCATTGATGCGGTTGGATTAACAGCCGAAATTTCAATAAAGCCGGCTTCCCTTTCCTGTACAATGACATTACATGGGAGCATAGTCCCAATTTTATCCTCGGCCTGAAGCGCCTTATAGGCAAATGGTGCATTACAGGCCCCTAAAATTTTATAGTTGTAGAAATCTACCTGAATTTTATTCTTTAAGGTAGCTTTTAAATCAATTTCAGAGAGTACGCCAAAACCTTCCTTCATTAAAGCTTCCTTGGTTTTCTCCACAGCTTGATCGAAAGTTATATTGGATAGCGTTTTGTCAAAATAATATTCCATGTGTTCAATTTTAAGATTCAGTTTAAGATCATAATATAAAATAGGATTAGACCAGAAATAATTAGTCTCACCCCACTACTACTCCCATAGCTTTTCCTAGCTGGGTGTCCTCTGCTTACCAGTTATATCCACAATTTTAATTCGGAAGACCAAAGTGGTTTCATCCGACGTGATCTTGCTGGAAAAATCACCGACAAATTGCAGGTTTAATTTCTCTTTAATTTCAGATATTCTTTTTACACCCTGCAGAAAATGATGGAGCTGATACTTTGCATCGATACCCTTTAACTCCTCATATTCTCCATGAATAAGGACGGACTGCCAATTATTGAGCGATAAAATATTGCTTACATTCAAGGAGACCAAAGGTTGCTCCCGGACGCTTTCTATTTTGTGCCCTTCTCCGGAAATACTTATTATACAATGTTTTTCTGGGTCATAATAATAGGTGATCGGAAGAATATAAGGAGAATTATGACCTATATAAGCCAAATGTCCCAAATAGTTATTCTGCAATAACAAAAGGCACTGCTGTTCTTTCATATCCTTGATCATCCTGGGCAGTTTAAAATGGTTAACAGTAATTTCAATTATCTTGCATACCCCCCCTATTCTTTAAAGGTAACTAAACCATTGGAAACACGAAATGACTTGCGTCATACCAATTTAATAAAAGTTTATATAAACTATATCATTCAATTAATATTAAGATACTTAGATAACTATAATAATTGGACCTATACAAATGCGAATACTTACTATTGAGCTATTTTATTTTCTAGAATATAAACTTATCCTTTAGGGGTATACCTGTCAATTAGCTACGCTATCTAGACCACTCTGAGGCATTTTAGATTAGTTTATCGAATATATAAACCGTTTAAAGTTTTAAAACAAGAATAACGTTAATATTTCATAACCTTTGGGTATAAATATTTAATCCTCCGAGAATATGAAAAAATATATCTATCTATTACTTTCAACGATGGCGCTAGTATTATCAGGGTGTAGCAAGGATAATGATTCTTCCGACCCCACCACAAGCGTTAAGGTATTCCCTCTTAATGCCGTTGCCAATTCCAATATTTCAGGAAAGGTAACATTTACAAAAAATGAAAACGGATCTACAACCGTCCTCTTGGAAATCAATGGCGCTTCCTTAGACATTCATCCTGCTTTTATTTACTTAGGTGACAAAACCAACCCAGGAGCAGTGGCAATTACTTTAGAGTATATCGATTGTGATTGTGAATCTAGCAGTACTGTTATTAAAACTATGGACGATGGTACCGCCATTACCTATGAACAACTTTTAAAATTGGATGCCCATATAAGTATTCATCAAAATGCCGACCACCTTGAAATAATTCTAGCACAGGGCAATATTGGAGCCAATTTCAACTAGG
Encoded here:
- a CDS encoding universal stress protein, with protein sequence MKIILLPTDFSDSAWNAMFTALKLYADLACHFIILNSYEPDFANILGDKGKQRLGVIYDSMGKQSQLELDKILEYLGQHHKNQNHTFEKVSIAANLLTAIKETMVAKHIDCIVMGTTGATGAKEVFMGSNTVKVLNAIRNRPLIVVPIEYNFQSLKRLVFPTNFLKYFEASELNPMLELAKMWEAETFIFQVGTDFLLSDFQLSNQSVLKKYFGSLSHSFFTVKWKVNVAKTITGFAMENNADMISLIHYGHSFFEKLTREAVVKKMGFHTSIPLLVLSER
- a CDS encoding DUF302 domain-containing protein, which codes for MEYYFDKTLSNITFDQAVEKTKEALMKEGFGVLSEIDLKATLKNKIQVDFYNYKILGACNAPFAYKALQAEDKIGTMLPCNVIVQEREAGFIEISAVNPTASMQAVINLDLMEIADEVSEKLKNVIKNIK
- the deoD gene encoding purine-nucleoside phosphorylase; protein product: MSLHIQAKEGEIADTVLLPGDPLRAKWIAQTFLENPYCYNNIRGMLGYTGTYQGKLVSVQGSGMGIPSAMIYYHELVNHYGAKNLIRVGTAGALQKDLALGDIVLAMAASTNSGINNKIFRNSYYAPTANFNLLLKAADYAKKMKIPIKAGNVLSSDIFYNDDEDEYKLWAKFGVLCVEMEAAGLYTLAAKHQVNALAILTISDSLVTGAKSTTIERESTFGNMIEIALNIT
- the deoC gene encoding deoxyribose-phosphate aldolase → MQLQKYIDHTLLKASATEKDILELCDEALKFNFYAVCINGAHIPLVKSRLKGSPIKIAAVVGFPLGAMTTKSKVMEAEDYSDQGADEIDMVLNIGWLKSGKLIQVKEDIAQVKSGIGTKVLKVILETCYLTDEEKQIACRLAMEANADLVKTSTGFGPAGATFKDVLLLKQTVGDSLQIKASGGIKDRATALKYIELGASRIGTSSGTLMLAARTKKK
- a CDS encoding pyridoxamine 5'-phosphate oxidase family protein — encoded protein: MIKDMKEQQCLLLLQNNYLGHLAYIGHNSPYILPITYYYDPEKHCIISISGEGHKIESVREQPLVSLNVSNILSLNNWQSVLIHGEYEELKGIDAKYQLHHFLQGVKRISEIKEKLNLQFVGDFSSKITSDETTLVFRIKIVDITGKQRTPS